One genomic segment of Salmo trutta chromosome 8, fSalTru1.1, whole genome shotgun sequence includes these proteins:
- the slco1e1 gene encoding solute carrier organic anion transporter family member 1C1, whose amino-acid sequence MGDPAEDRGKLTSQQELCVSDKQATKRPCCSTLKLFIVALSFAYFSKALSGTYMKSAITQIERRFDLSSSLIGLIDGSFEMGNLLFLAVVSHFGAKLHRPKLIAVGCFLMAVGSFLTGLPHFFMGRYTFDTVIQGSMNDSVSITPCPDLLKQTDIPEIQRETSSDINTDCVRDSSSHMWIYVFLGNAVRGIGETPVTPLGISYIDDFAKAENSAFYIACLQTITLLGPMFGFLLGSLCASLYVDIGYVDLETVTITPKDARWVGAWWLGFLVSSVIMLLSGIPFWFLPRSLPKQGEESKLPPSTPTQDGTENSDATSHQAMTLAEIAKGFIPSLKKLLSTPAYFLLLCGSLLKFNSFIGLLTFKAKYMEQQFGQSAARANFLIGVLNLPVVAVGIFLGGLLMKRYKLGVVSGAQLSFVTSFMAYLLLLLQFGTKCDNVQVAGLTVSYNGTPGVVYNGNLWSECNRDCSCLAGEWDPVCSDNGITYTSPCLAGCSSSTGYGKNTVFHNCSCVLSSSAPEGSMSVILGQCPRSRECSRSFTSYMAVSVLSSFINSLGTTPGYMVIIRCIKPELKSLALGIQTLVMRTLGGIPAPVYFGALIDSTCLRWGIKKCGGRGACRMYDSDMYRVIFLGLITCLSGSSYFFIIAVIVLLRIQFRREGDTTTGQPPHSSLEIELQTPPKTTEPLNTPKEIEVHTPKEGEREGEPEQDNSPQTQKDTEEEELSNTQGERTSDLSRTRSQKEEVEEMFDRREEVTPDAIPPASGSKEEEKPSDQANEQAEGEVIVIHTHREKDNPHNLLAEMNHTEVEAEGLQG is encoded by the exons GTAACCTGCTGTTCCTGGCTgtggtcagccattttggggCAAAGCTGCACCGGCCCAAGCTCATCGCTGTGGGCTGTTTCCTCATGGCCGTAGGATCATTCCTCACAGGCCTGCCACACTTCTTCATGGGACG CTACACATTTGACACAGTCATCCAAGGCTCAATGAATGACAGTGTCAGTATAACTCCATGTCCGGACCTTCTAAAGCAGACAGACATCCCTGAGATCCAGAGGGAGACATCTTCGGACATCAACACAG ACTGTGTGAGGGACTCCAGCTCCCACATGTGGATCTATGTGTTTCTGGGGAACGCTGTGAGGGGGATAGGAGAGACCCCCGTCACCCCACTAGGCATCTCCTACATCGACGACTTCGCTAAAGCTGAAAACTCTGCTTTTTACATTG CATGTCTACAGACCATCACACTGCTAGGTCCCATGTTTGGTTTCCTGCTGGGGTCGTTGTGTGCCAGTCTCTATGTAGACATTGGATATGTCGATCTGG AGACTGTGACCATCACTCCCAAGGATGCCCGCTGGGTGGGGGCCTGGTGGCTGGGTTTCCTGGTCTCCTCGGTCATCATGCTCCTGTCAGGCATCCCCTTCTGGTTTCTGCCCCGCTCGCTGCcaaagcagggagaggagagcaaGCTGCCCCCTAGCACCCCTACTCAGGATGGGACAGAGAACAGCGACGCCACCTCACATCAGGCCATGACGCTGGCTGAAATTGCAAAAG GTTTCATACCGTCACTGAAGAAGCTGCTGAGCACACCAGCGTACTTTCTGCTTCTATGTGGCAGCCTCCTGAAGTTCAACTCCTTCATTGGCCTGCTCACGTTCAAAGCCAAGTACATGGAACAGCAGTTTGGCCAATCAGCAGCCAGAGCCAACTTCCTCATTG GTGTGTTGAATCTGCCTGTGGTTGCCGTGGGGATATTCCTGGGCGGTCTACTGATGAAGAGGTATAAACTTGGCGTTGTGTCTGGAGCCCAGCTGTCTTTCGTCACCTCCTTCATGgcctacctcctcctccttctgcaGTTTGGCACTAAGTGTGACAACGTTCAGGTGGCTGGGCTGACCGTGTCCTACAATGG gACCCCTGGTGTGGTGTACAACGGCAACCTGTGGTCAGAGTGTAACAGAGACTGCTCCTGCTTGGCTGGGGAGTGGGATCCTGTGTGTTCAGACAACGGCATCACGTACACCTCCCCCTGCCTCGCAGGCTGCTCCAGCTCTACAGGATACGGCAAGAACACG GTATTCCACAACTGTAGCTGTGTGTTGTCCTCCTCTGCACCAGAGGGCAGTATGTCAGTAATATTAGGCCAGTGTCCTCGCAGCAGAGAGTGCAGCCGCAGCTTCACATCCTACATGGCTGTGTCCGTACTCAGCTCCTTTATCAACTCCCTTGGGACCACGCCTGGATACATGGTCATCATACG GTGCATCAAGCCCGAGCTAAAATCCCTGGCGTTAGGTATCCAAACTTTGGTGATGAGAACCCTAG GGGGTATTCCAGCACCAGTGTACTTCGGGGCTTTGATTGACTCAACATGTTTGAGGTGGGGGATCAAGAAATGTGGGGGCAGAGGTGCCTGTCGAATGTATGACTCTGATATGTACAG GGTGATCTTCCTTGGCCTCATCACATGTCTCAGTGGCTCCTCCTACTTTTTCATCATCgcagtcattgtcctgctgaggATACAGTTTAGGAGGGAGGGGGACACCACCACGGGACAGCCCCCACACTCATCGCTAGAGATCGAACTTCAGACTCCCCCCAAAACCACTGAACCCCTCAACACACCGAAAGAAATTGAGGTGCACACCCctaaagagggagaaagagagggagagccgGAACAGGATAACTCCCCCCAAACTCAAAaagacacagaggaggaggaactATCCAACAcccagggagagagaacgagtgaCCTCAGTCGAACTCGCAGCcagaaggaggaggtggaagagatGTTTGATAGAAGAGAGGAGGTTACTCCAGATGCCATCCCTCCTGCTTCTGGGAGCAAGGAAGAAGAGAAACCTTCTGATCAGGCGAACGagcaggcagagggagaggtcATAGTGATTCACacccacagagagaaagacaacccaCACAACCTCTTGGCTGAGATGAACCAcacagaggtagaggcagagggccTTCAGGGCTAG